The genomic stretch AGTCTCGACAGACTGCAACCAGACAGAAGCAGCAACACGAACAGCACACAGTTTCCAGCCAAGCTCGCTATAATTCCAACCAGACGAGCAGTGCCGAGTTCAGGCAAGCCATCAGCGGCCAATCTATGGAGAAATTGCAAATGGACGGTGCTGTGACGAAGACCAGTCACCACAGGAAGAACGTAATCTCTTCATCGTCCGCGGACGTTACTAACTCGGTTCTTCACAGACGCAGAGCCACTTCGTCCACGGAGGCTCTTCACACGATCTCTTCGACAGCCGCTGATCAAAAGAAGAGTATCTCGAATTTGGCAGAGAGCGGCCAGTACATCAGCAATTCGAGTCAGAGCAGCGATCGACGTAGTTTGACCTCTTTACATCGCAGCACTAAAGAAGGAAATCCTTGGGCGTCGTCGACCTACGAACGTCCACAGAGAATCGTTCGACAGGACAATTTAACAGTAGGTGGCAAGTTCTATTCTCACAGTGAGGCGAAGAATTATGGAAATTTCACCAGTCAAAAGGTAGAAAGAGTACACAGACAGGCGAACGTCTCGCACATCAATTTAGGAGATGGAAGCATGGTCACTTCGAGCATGTACAAGAAGGAGTACACGCCCAGACACAAAGGACCCTGTCCTGCGGCGCTTATCGAGGCTAAACAGACGCCTTTCAAGCACACCAGAGACACGCAGAAGCACAAGTTCTATATGCCCGTCATCTCTAATTAAAATAAGTTTCCTTTTCTGCCATAGAGATTATACGATAAAAGCAACTGTAACAGTCGAAGGGTCTCGagatattatttgtttcttttcgcGAGGTTTTTCAGTACATTTAGTATTTTCTTCTGGATGAAGCGTACAGTACTGGTCGGAAATTTGGAATCATTGTAATCGAATGAtttaagaattttgcgttAACCGGGAAAGCTCTCTCGTTGAAGATTTATCTAAGCGAAAGGAATCATTGTCGATATTTACAGTATTAATTTCGAATCGATATCGAAACCGGTAGAGTCCGagatttaaaaagaaatctcGGCTgggaattttctattattttaaaaacttgtttcgctaaatatttattcaaatgaCGGAAATTGCTATTAATACGTAAAGCGTGGATTTCAAAGTAACACGAAAATTAGCGAAAATTTCGATgtaaatgcaattaaaaaagtaCGTAATTCCAAATTTGTGATCGGTAGCGTACACTCCAAACATCGGAGGTTCGTTATACATCTCGATTGGGATTAGGTCTAAGCTAAATTTACGGGCTGTGATGAACTCGTGtcgttcgatatttatttCGTCAAGAATCTCTAGATATCCCGTTCGTCGCTCTGTAATCGGCGTGATCGTTGCAACAGAGGATCGATACCGACATATGGAACTGTGTGAATTACTTAGAAAAGTACACTTTTACGCGCGTAaacgtatacatacataaaatatatacatacacacatatgCATATATCCGTACCATgtcaatataataatagttttATCCTTCGAAAAGGATAAGGTGAGCGCGATGTTGAAAAAAGTACTTCGTCGATATAAAAATGGTTATcgatcaaaaaaaaaaaaaaaaaaaaaaagactaaTGATACTTGAACTGAGAGATGCGGATGCGAGATGACATGCAGATGAAAAATCGAGTTAAGATTTATTTTCACCTTAAGCCACGTGTATTACAAAGCAATAACTAGAGCTTAAATCCGTGATACGGACGAATCTGATTGAAACATTAGGTTCGACCGATATTTAGAATAGATGCGACGTTTCAAGTCGCACGTAGCGTTCTTTCTCGACCAGCTtcgttttttatatttaaccGTTTCTTTCGCCTTGCTGACAAATAGACTGCGGATGCTTATGCATTTGTGGAAAATTTAACAGTAGGAAAATGCATATAACGCGCGGGAACATCTGATATATCCGTCACAGGTGAGAAATACGacggtttttttttttataataaagcaaatttatattaaaactgTTCTTCGCGCATGATTTTCAGGCTACTGTCATTTTCCTGAAATTCGATTAAATTAGCTGATATTCCTTCCTTACGATATATCCATCGACTATCGTCGACAAGCTTACACGTATCTGCGAATCTACATATCAAGTTATGCCTTTCTTTAACTGTTTCATATCGAAACGAgatttttcgttttaaaaaatatatgaaatcgTACGAtaaaaatcggaaaataaaaaaaaaaaaagaacggaCTTGTCATACTTTTCCCCCGTAGTCCTCGTATTTaacgaatgaaaaagaaatcttACGTTGCATCATTCTAATCATTCTACTTGTACTCGTAGAAAGTATGAAAATATCAATTACGGTATAAACATCCACAGTCTACCGATAACCGTATCATCCCCCGTCCTCTATGTTTTCTTTAACAACCCCGTGATTTACATTAACCCTCAGTATCGTTCGAATAGACGAGTCATGTACGTTGCGACGTTAACATTTCCGGCAGGGCTTCGCGAAGAAGTCGAGCGTTTTCCGGTTTCATCGGTTCGTTCGACGCTACGATGCTTGTTCCCGTTATGGAacgaattattatattattcattttttgtttcctatctttttttattctttcgcCTTTTTACTTTGATCCGTTTACATCAGGTGTTATGTGTTGtcgatcgaataaaaatgtttcgcaATTACTTCTTGACCTTGCATTTCCCCTCCTCGAGTACCACTTCGGTTATTCTCTGGCTTTTCTTtcaattgtattttatataatcgTTGCATTTAGTCCTTTTGATAACGTTTAAATCGTAATAGATGATCGTCTGATAGGTGATAGATTATACGCGTAGGTGTATGGTTACACGTAACTGCATTCGAGTCACGAAACAAGATTTTCATTTCACCAGACCAAGAGCTGTTCGCGAGGAATGTGAACAACGAGAGCTCCATGGACTTGGCTAcagtttcttttattttattcgaagaCCACGAGGAAAGAATACGATAAGCGGTGTATATCTTTAAACCTGAGAAATTGTGTCGCTTCTTAGCCGCCAGCTGACATCGAGAAACTAAGAGCTCGGTAAAAATAAACTTGTCACGTTTTCCCCGTGTGCTCTTCGTTTTCCTACACGTATAACTAACTCGTTCTGTTAACCTGATTTAAGTAGATGATTACACGTTCAACTTATATTTTATGCGTTTAGCCTTTTCTTACTAATTCTACAGCGAACGATGAACAACTCGAGTATGTATACTAAGATTTACGTATCATCGAGTGAAAGAATTCTATCGTAACACTTACAGAAGCAAACAGGATCACGATGACACCGATCGCATTAagatgttgtaaatacgtGCGATCGAATTTAGCAGCGTTGTTAACGAAACTAGAAAGCAACcgtttgttataaaatatttgtatccGAAGTTATTATCACGACCTTGTCGAATGAGTTTCTACGGATTGTAACAATGCGGACAAATGGAAGAGAAGTGAGAAACATCGTTCGAATATGGTTTATGTGTAAGTACGTATAACGTGTCATCGTGTCTAATTcgtaataaagaaattattttctgtatCGTAATTTACTTTCTCACAAATCCAACCTTCGCAAACTGTATACGCGTAGAAGTTACATCGAGGCGAATTTTCATCGATAACAGACGAACAGTCGTTTCGCTTCGAATAATTAGAAAGTTAAGTTTCAGGTTTTCGCTGAAACGGAAACAGTTGTAACAATTCTACGATAATGATAAGTAAATAATAAGATTTCCGATCAACGCCTAAATCAAATTTCGAAATTCGCTAACACTTTCCAATCGAACGTAAAGATACcgtttaacactttgactgctaCGTTGACCAGCCAACGCTTGAACTTCTTACAGTTGTAAAAATCGAATGAAAACTGacagttagggcattttgaatataaccgataaatagaagatactttgaaataaaaagtgccccattgaacgattaaacatttttattagaacatcaaaaaaaaaaaaaaaaaatgagaacaaatcttgcatctaataGTGCACTATGTTTGCATCCATATCTTTGATGGGTAgtctacgaatattattataaacacacctcagaaaataatcgtaaatgcaGCTTTATGATCATATGATTGAAGTTAGAAGTGCGAACATACCTtgctattatatatagaatgagcaaatactgtttactaatatcttttACACGTTTCAACAGTCCAGAAGGacgttttgcttacgacgaaataacgaatgcgaatggtttgttgaaataaacgatgtcttgttataatatgtcgctatcaactgttaccaAGGCGTCATCCGTGACCACCAATAAaataaacggtccattggAGAAGAATGTCGTCTtacatcatcaatttattattattttgtcattatatgctttgaataataagaATACTCCCGTGGCGTCCTGAACCAAAACATGTGATTCCGGCGTgacagtcaaagtgttaaaacGAGGATTCACCGATCATTACGTGATTTATTGCCATGACTACGTGGCATCGATTGTAACAAAAGCAGCCTCTCGATCGAACTCGATCGAATGCTGCTCCATATTCACGCAGCAGCAACGTCGTCCGATACGTTTTCTCAAAAATcagtaaaaatcaaaatatgaAAGTAGCTCGCACGTCCGGTTATTCGTAGAAATCTACACTACGATGCTCCTTTTGCCACACCATGCACGAACGATTCCAGCTAAACTGTGCCTGCATCCTCGTCCTGTCGATAATACTTCAATCGTTCGTTTCTTACTGCTATCCAGAGTTTTTCAAAGACGCATCCAGGTACCGAAGTATGCCTTACgcgtttcttcttcgtctatctgtaatttattatccGTTGCTGTTTCTCCAATTTCATACAGTAGAATTTCGTTCGTACGGACCGCAGCATCTGTTTCAACGAAATTTTTACTTACCGTTAGAACTTAAAGGAACTTTTGCCGATCGAGTTCACTTCTCTGAACACGAATTTAGGATACGCTGCTCGAAATAAACGGAGAATCATATTACGAGTGGTTTCATCGCGTAAATTAAGCGAGCAAAAGCTAAtaactaataaaataataataataacaaatagtTTCTGGCAAATTGACACAAGTTTTTATAGCTTCAgccatcgatattttattatacagcTATCGATttccttatatatatatatatgtataatatagtaaattatataacaattaaatataaataatcagaatatataatataattacttaTTTACTCATGAGCTCCAATTAAATGGAATGCTTGGAACGACTCGACAGGTTTATGTACAGATGGAATTCTACCGTCACCCataaattgtttctttatATCCAATTAGACATCTTGTGGTTGCTTCTCTTCTGTTCTCAGTAACGCGCAAGCCAATGGTTACGTAATCGAGAACCAAAACAGCAAATTAGATCCATCGATCGAGCGAATTTTTCGGTCGGCCGGTGAACAAAGAAACGATCTAATTAATTCGAAACGCAACATCGACGCTAAAGAGAGCGGCAAAGCTGCGCAGGTCGAGGACGCTGATAAGCGTGCACGGGTGAAACGTGATAACGCTGTTAAAAAGAGCACTACGAAGAGTTTGAACGAAGCGGCGAAGGACGAAAAACGTTCGACTTCTAACAAAGCTGGTAAAAGTGCTTCGAGAATCGATCGCTCTTCCAGAGATCTTCCGAAGCTTCCAGACAAAGATTACGAGGCCCCTGTTGATCAGGAAAAATTCGAGTACGCGGACGAAGCTGAAGACGAGTCCGCAGTTGGTTCAAAACACAAAGAAACCAGGTATTTTCGCGTGTAGGATGAACGATTGCCAGTAGACCGTGGACTATAAcggaaatttatatttttgacgATATAATTTAGAAAGTAGAATCTTGGCGTAAAATTGGTGTCACTTAGCAACTTATAGAAATCGCTTTTCTTCGAAGACGAATCAACTTATTACTTAACCTGATACGATAAATACATGCAACGTTATCGCATAATACGTAAAGCGTATGATATAAGTTAACTTATGTGTAAAATGTTCAGGTACAAGGGCAACGACCATGTAAACGAAGATTCTGCTAGATTTATCGACCAGGAAGAAAGATCTAACTTGTACGATGACTTCGAATCGAAAGACGTGGTGAAAAGAGGAATTTCCGGCTCTGAGGACTACGAAGAGATGGACGACGACGCTCTTGCAGCTGCAGAAGACACTGCAGCCTTAGAAGACAATGCATCGGACGAAGAAACTGATAAAAGAAAGGTGCACGGTGACGTTCGAGTGAAGAGGGACCACGAAAATTCGAAAGAAACGGACAACGCCGAGGTTGCTGGGAAAGCAGCGAATCCTGCAACGTCTAGCGATCTGTCTAGCGATCAAAAAACCGCAGAGACGTCCTTAAAACGAGACACCGCTACTGACAAGGATAGCAAAGTAGCCGAGGCTCGAGTAATCAAAGCTGACAAGGATTCCAACGATCAGTCGAAAAGGAACGTAGTTGACAAGAACGAGAATGAAGCGTCGAAGATCAATTGCGATCGCGAAACGGATAATTCGAAGCAGCCATCGACGTCAAACGACCAAAAACCAACGATCGAAGGCAGCGAAACTGCGAAAATCCTGGCTCAAGGAAGCGAAGAGGCTACAGGAGACGCGAAAACGCGGGAAATTAATTTGTCCGGTAACAACAAGGCAGCCAACGAGTTGGTCGGTGACGCTTCTGGCGTTAAAGAAACCTCGAAAGCTGAGGAGTCGAAAATTGCCGATGTAGCCAGCAGCGCAGACGCGGCGAAAGTGGAAGTTGTGGCGAACGCGGCGGAAACATCGGCTGCGGATGATTCTGAGAAATTAGCGAATTCGAAGAACGAAGCTGAGACTGCGGAACAGATAGACGAAGACTATCAGAAACGGGTGGAGGAGCAGATCCAGCGAAAGATCGATTCGATCAAAGAGCAGATTAAACGAGAGATCGAGGAGAATCAGCGCCTTAAGGACATCGAGGAGAATAACGCGAGATTCGACGAATTGCGCGAATTGGAAGAAGACGAGGAAGAACAGGCTCCGGAGGTCGCACTGACCGGAGATGACGCGCCTAAGAGATCTGTCGCGGATAGAAATTCCGGCAAGTCTCGGATTCGTGATAACGTGGAGAAACAGTCGataaagaggaaaaagagacAAGACAGCGGTCAGGAAAAGACGCGAGACGCTAGTGACTCGAgttcgaataaaaaatcttGGCCGAGAACGGTGAAGAAGCGATCGATAATGCAATCGGAAACGATACCAAAGAAACACGCGCGACAGGCGTTTTTGACGAGAACCGatcggaagaagaagagaaaaagaagatctAAAAATTCTATGTTGATCCCGGAACAACGTAACGTCAAGCTGGAGGGAAGTCTACCGGCTGATTACACGTTGGACTCGAACTTACGAGGGGCACTTGCTGATGCAAAGGTGAAAGAAGGGAATTAATCATCGTTAACTTGTTGACCGGGTTGTTCTTTAAACTTTTGTGGAAttacgaaattaaaaattcacgGTAGACACGAGTCTCAGTCTTTGCAGAAGGGAAAATTTGTACAGCGAGTACTCTTGTACAAACGTgatgtaatttataattcggCAAAAAGAAATGGGATGGTTAAATAATGAGATTATTCAAACGGCGAGTTAACTCGTCTTCCCGGTTAACAGGTTAATTTCTACGAGCGTCATTAAACGAATGGTTCCGTCGGTAGCCGAGCGCGTCCAAGATGACGGAAGACGAGAAGGCAGTGGCAGAACAGGGTTCTTTGTTAGAGAAAAGATCCGATTCCGTGGCGTCGCTAACGGGTAGTAACGAAGAAATGGGGCCACTGGCGACGGAATACGGGGAAGCTTTCGGCGGCTTGAATGGAGATCCAGGGATGGCGTTAGCTAGATTTAAAAGGATCAAACGAGTCCTCAGACCTCCAGCTTCCAAGACCTAGCGCTAGATTAAAAAAGGATACGAAATTTCACGCCGATTCAATTGACGTCGCGTACAGCGATGTTAATCGAAAGATATTCGATGGAAAACAATATTAGCAAACGATAGGTACATTAATTAGCTGTAGAGGTTCGTTTATAGAGTACACGTAAGTCTATTTAAGACTTGTCAAGAGCAGAGAAATTTTGTAAGAAGACTAAGTGTTAATGGTTGATAGAGAAACATTGGTTTTGGTAATCGGTGCATATAATCAGTCGTTGATACAGTTCGGTATTTCGAATACCTTGGAATACAATGCGTTTCTAATATTCTTCTCGTACCGTAtcatatcattttttaaaacgGAAGTCACGTCGTGTGACGTACAGTTTCGCGCATAGTTTCGAATATTTAATCCTCAACCGATGAATAAACTGCACGCCCTGTTGCACCTTCGATCCGATTAAGTAGAACGAGTCGATGCTGTTCAAACTTCCGTGCGCAATTCtgttaaataataaagaaaaacacTTTGAGACAAGCGACGCGCGTCGTAGACGAGATGTAgcaataaaaatcaaaattcgtATATCGGAATTTTATTGAGAAAAaagacatatatatatatttgaattaCCTGGACGATCCACGTGGTTGGATGGCGGCActaaaggaaaagagagaaagaaagacaggTGCCTAGGCAAATACACAGATAAACATTCGTAAGACGTTCAAGATTTAATAACAAAGATACGATTAAACACGAAGAAGACACATAGATCGTTAACCTTCTTTTTGTGCGCTTACATTACGGGGGAGACTTTTTGACTTTTAAACTTTCGGCAAACGAGTACCGACGTCTCCTACTTGTACCATCCATCTCTCCATATCACCGTTCTACTTTACAACAATATGAAACAATTATTTACACATCGACGGGCAGAAGGACCACGGTGTCGTGTGAGAAATCTTTCAATGcgttttattcctttttcccttttttctgctttcttttctttttgtttcgtttcgtttcgtttcgtacGTGCATCGCGCCGACGTGCGCCGTCTTTAAAATGCGCAGAGTTTTCTTTCAGCTAGCAACTCGAAAACGTACTGGAAAGTATCATCGAGATCGACATTTCACTACGAATGTTACTAGCTAGCGAGAAGTTCGATCTCGATTCGCTCGTTTCGCGTTCTTGGCCGCGttcgctcgatcgatcgcgattAAATTCACGCGAATGATTTTTTGATATCTTGGTCTCGTGTTTCGCAGAAAAATCGCTATCGTAGGCTCTGCGAACTGTTGGAAAATAGACTTTGCAGAAAGgattggaaataaaaattctattaaccCTTTGACAGTGTAATGAGGAAATTTACCTTCAAATCTCCTTTTTCGCATTTCTGTGCcattttgcatattaatttACCAATTAATAATATCACTAAATTAACCAGTTACAGATTAGAGGCTGCACGCTTCGCTTTTACAAGTTTGTCATGTTATGTAAAATTGGTTAACCGAAAGATCTGCGATTTATGAAACTTATTTGTAAAGCCTCGTTTGTCCTATCGCCAAACTTGTTACTGTTACTCGAGAGAAATATGTAAGACAATTTACATATTGTTTTATCCAGGTATATTAAAACAACAAATGTCTCGAAGAAGTCCACCAAGTAAACCAGAAATGTAAAAAACCGTCCACGGTTTAAGGCGGAAGTTTTCTATAACTAATATAAGGTCTAGgtgaaagaataataaaaagaaatactaAATAAATCCATGAAGTTCCCTTTCGTAACCGTCACGTTAAAAAACAGGAATTCAACGATgtgaattaataaaaaaaaaaagttgtaaataaaatgttgCGTTAACGCAACATTCGCCTTTTTGCGGTCTAATTTACAGCGCTATATTTGACGATTTGCCTGAATCTCTCTCGAGCTACACCGTTAAAGGGTTGATGGAGCATCGCAGAGAAAGCGTGCTAACTTTCCATCGCCAAAAACGATTGGTTCGCGCGAGTTTAAACGCGATACCGAGCGCGCATCGCGCTCAAGCCTCCTTCGTCGCGTCTCTGGTCGCAGACTGACTTCGTGAATTGGTCGTGCGAGAGCGTGTACAGCGCGCTGCCGATCTTTAGTTAGATAGATTAAAGACGAACATCAGTCTGACAAAAAAGGCTCGTTGGTGAAACGTTTCAGGCACCGATCGTTACAAAAGTCGTCGCGCCGTCATCCAGTCCTTTCTCGATCCTGTTTCGTCGCGGGGCGAAAAGCCGTGGtcaagctcgcgttgatttcCGAACGCGATATAATTGATAAATCTCAAGCCAGGAAAATTgacgtttcttctttttgttgcAAGCGTTTTGGAAGGTCGGCGTGGGTCGCGTGATAATTTCGCGGTAGGCGCGCAGTCGAGCAAGGACTAAAACGAGCGCAAATGGTGAAAATCCGAGCGTGAAAACGTTATAGTAGGTGAGCGTAAGAAGGCGACGCGGTTGAAGACGAGACGAGGCGAAAAAATCGTGGCTAATCTTGTTATAAGATAAGAAACCGGATCGTTCTGTGCGGTGGATGTTTTTGTTCCGACGGATGCTCTGCTTGGTACTTAGTGCATGTCGATATTGagactttctttttatttaaaaaaatcgatGTCTGAGAAATGGTGTTCACAATAATTATGGTACAACAACGTAACGGCATTACAGACTTAAATATgcgttatatatatacacatatatattataatatgtatgtatatatataaacatatacgtacacgtatatatgtatatatatgcgtaatatttataataatataggtaATTCTCTTTACCACGATAACATGgctatatacaaatattacaatgttTCCTTCCTTCCGTTTCTCTTTCCTAAAATCCTCGCATGCGCGCGTTCGATGCGACGATCGATCAGAGGTCGAGACGTTTCCCTACATCCGCTGTGTGCATTTCTCTCCTGTTGTTTCTCGTCGTCTTGTCAACCTTTTTAAACGCACGGGTCGCGACGAAAACGTATCCTCGTTTCGGTTTCGGCGCGCTTGTCACGCAGACACCAGATCTCCGTTTCTTACGACGATAAATCAACGTGTTCATCCTTTTAACCGTTCTCTTTCTCTTAGCGCAGAAACAGCGTGCGTGTATACGTATGTCTATGAGAGAGAGGGGAGGAGGGCagggtgtgtgtgtgtgtgtgtgtgtgtgcgcgcgcgtgtgGTGTGTGGGCGGAAGAGAAACAGTtggaaaaggagaaagagagcaAGGAGTGCGATCGTGGTATATTTTACGCGTATTCTTTTTCATTCGTACGCGTATGTACGTTGAGAGAAGAAAGTGGAGAAGAAGGATTAAAGCAaaggaggaaaagagaaaatgcCCTGAAATATCACGCAGGTCTCTGTTAAATATcaacaaacaaaataattcCTCGCGTCGTCGAGCGTTAACTGCTCCTCGAAACCggaaattttcattcgatcgCTGCATTTGTCTAGCTATCTAGATTCATAGACTATGGAAATTCTCAACGAAATAAGATTCAGAGTGAGTCGAGTCGCCGGCCATTCACGAATTTCCCGATACCGAGGAGATTTTGTTACGTGAATTCGTTGATTCCTTCAAGTACGGTACGACATCCTTCAGGACTCGACGCACACCGCAACAATTCCACCAAATGTATCCGTTACGTTCGCTTTCTTTCTTATATCGGCGCATATCCCTCGACCTTTCGGTATCGGACCTTGATCTTATCGATAACGAGCTGTTTACTGCGATCACGTTGACAATTTGACTCGCTAGTACGACATTGTGGCGAGTCGAAGCGGAACTCGCGCGAATCGTCGATCGCACGCTTTAGGTACTGCGACTTAGAAAAACTAAAGAGTCG from Bombus huntii isolate Logan2020A chromosome 8, iyBomHunt1.1, whole genome shotgun sequence encodes the following:
- the LOC126868362 gene encoding eukaryotic translation initiation factor 5B-like, which gives rise to MCKMFRYKGNDHVNEDSARFIDQEERSNLYDDFESKDVVKRGISGSEDYEEMDDDALAAAEDTAALEDNASDEETDKRKVHGDVRVKRDHENSKETDNAEVAGKAANPATSSDLSSDQKTAETSLKRDTATDKDSKVAEARVIKADKDSNDQSKRNVVDKNENEASKINCDRETDNSKQPSTSNDQKPTIEGSETAKILAQGSEEATGDAKTREINLSGNNKAANELVGDASGVKETSKAEESKIADVASSADAAKVEVVANAAETSAADDSEKLANSKNEAETAEQIDEDYQKRVEEQIQRKIDSIKEQIKREIEENQRLKDIEENNARFDELRELEEDEEEQAPEVALTGDDAPKRSVADRNSGKSRIRDNVEKQSIKRKKRQDSGQEKTRDASDSSSNKKSWPRTVKKRSIMQSETIPKKHARQAFLTRTDRKKKRKRRSKNSMLIPEQRNVKLEGSLPADYTLDSNLRGALADAKVKEGPSASKMTEDEKAVAEQGSLLEKRSDSVASLTGSNEEMGPLATEYGEAFGGLNGDPGMALARFKRIKRVLRPPASKT